From Glycine soja cultivar W05 chromosome 4, ASM419377v2, whole genome shotgun sequence, the proteins below share one genomic window:
- the LOC114409646 gene encoding rhamnogalacturonan I rhamnosyltransferase 1-like has translation MKEAVLLGEKKSERKRGGRVVWEGLMMMGLKEESNNNCKLKNSVVVSSARSSKMKLWMIRATTSVLLWTCVVQLTTLGDMWGPRVLKGWPSCFTHDESAALIELPSATTPRVLPPKRVYKNNGYLMVSCNGGLNQMRAAICDMVAIARYLNVTLIVPELDKASFWADPSEFQDIFDVDHFITSLRDEVRILKELPPRLKTRVDNGLLYTMPPISWSDISYYKNQILPLIQKYKVVHLNRTDARLANNDQPLEIQRLRCRVNFSALRFTSQIEELGKRVIKLLRQNGPFLVLHLRYEMDMLAFSGCTQGCNSDEVEELTRMRYAYPWWKEKIINSDLKRKDGLCPLTPEETALTLRALDIGQSIQIYIAAGEIYGGDKRMASLAKNYPKLVRKETLLEPSDLQFFQNHSSQMAALDYLVSLESDIFVPTYDGNMAKVVEGHRRYLGFKKTILLNRKLLVDLIDRYHDGILNWDEFSSAVKEVHADRMGGATKRLVIPDRPKEEDYFYANPEECFELSDVMLSST, from the exons ATGAAGGAGGCGGTGTTGTTAGGAGAGAAGAAGAGTGAGAGGAAGAGAGGAGGGAGGGTGGTTTGGGAAGGGTTGATGATGATGGGATTAAAGGAAGAAAGTAATAATAACTGTAAGTTAAAGAATTCGGTTGTGGTCTCGTCGGCGAGGTCTTCGAAGATGAAGCTGTGGATGATACGCGCCACCACATCGGTGTTACTGTGGACCTGCGTCGTTCAGTTAACGACGCTGGGGGATATGTGGGGCCCGCGGGTCCTGAAAGGGTGGCCGTCGTGTTTCACGCACGACGAATCCGCCGCGCTCATTGAGTTGCCGTCCGCCACCACGCCCAGAGTTCTCCCACCCAAGA GGGTTTATAAGAACAACGGTTACTTGATGGTGTCGTGCAATGGAGGACTCAACCAAATGAGGGCTGCG ATATGTGACATGGTGGCGATTGCTAGGTATTTAAACGTGACGCTTATAGTGCCTGAATTGGATAAAGCGTCTTTTTGGGCTGACCCCAG TGAGTTCCAAGACATCTTTGATGTGGATCATTTTATTACATCCTTGAGGGATGAAGTGCGGATATTGAAAGAGTTGCCTCCTAGACTCAAGACGAGAGTGGACAATGGTTTACTTTACACCATGCCACCGATTAGTTGGTCTGACATATCATACTATAAGAACCAG ATTCTACCTTTGATACAAAAGTACAAAGTTGTTCATTTAAATCGAACGGATGCCCGGCTGGCCAATAATGACCAACCTTTGGAGATTCAGCGGCTGCGTTGCAGAGTCAATTTTAGTGCTCTTAGATTTACTTCTCAGATTGAGGAGTTAGGCAAAAGGGTGATCAAGCTTCTCAGGCAAAATGGCCCATTTTTGGTACTTCATCTGAGGTATGAGATGGACATGCTGGCATTTTCTGGCTGTACACAAGGTTGCAACAGTGATGAAGTGGAAGAATTGACAAGGATGAG ATATGCTTATCCTTggtggaaagaaaaaataattaactctgatttgaaaagaaaagatggttTGTGTCCTTTAACACCTGAGGAGACTGCCCTTACACTTAGGGCCCTTGACATCGGTCAAAGCATTCAAATCTACATTGCAGCTGGGGAAATATATGGTGGGGACAAGAGAATGGCAAGTCTTGCGAAGAACTATCCAAAATTG GTCAGAAAGGAAACACTGTTGGAACCATCTGATCTTCAGTTCTTCCAAAATCATTCCTCTCAGATGGCGGCTTTGGATTACCTTGTCTCATTAGAGAGTGATATCTTTGTTCCTACATACGATGGAAATATGGCCAAAGTAGTCGAGGGTCATCGCAG ATATCTTGGGTTCAAGAAGACGATTTTATTGAACAGAAAGCTCCTAGTTGATTTGATAGATCGATACCATGATGGAATATTGAACTGGGACGAATTCTCTTCGGCTGTGAAGGAAGTTCATGCTGATCGCATGGGTGGTGCAACTAAGAGATTGGTGATCCCTGACAGGCCCAAAGAAGAGGATTATTTCTATGCCAATCCAGAGGAATGTTTTGAACTATCAGATGTTATGTTGAGTAGTACGTGA